One segment of Theobroma cacao cultivar B97-61/B2 chromosome 9, Criollo_cocoa_genome_V2, whole genome shotgun sequence DNA contains the following:
- the LOC18590123 gene encoding probable xyloglucan endotransglucosylase/hydrolase protein 23 produces the protein MYFRTIKTVLLISGVVFTLLVSALAGNFNQDFDITWGDGRAKILGNGQLLTLSLDKTSGSGFKSKKQYLFGKIDMQLKLVPGNSAGTVTAYYLSSLGSTHDEIDFEFLGNLSGDPYILHTNVFTQGKGNREQQFYLWFDPTKDFHTYSILWNPRSIIFYVDGTPIREFKNLESNGIPFPKSQPMWIYSSLWDAEEWATRGGLVKTDWSQAPFTASYQNFNAQACIWASNSSSCSANSSKNSWLTQSLDSSGQARIKWVQKNYMIYNYCTDAKRFQQGFPPECSLA, from the exons ATGTATTTCCGAACTATTAAGACAGTTCTGCTCATTAGTGGTGTTGTGTTTACTCTTTTGGTGTCGGCTTTGGCCGGTAACTTCAACCAGGATTTTGacatcacttggggtgatggcCGTGCCAAAATTCTCGGCAATGGCCAGCTTCTCACGCTTTCTCTTGATAAAACCTCTGGCTCTGGATTCAAGTCCAAGAAGCAATACTTATTTGGGAAAATCGACATGCAGTTGAAGCTTGTGCCTGGCAACTCCGCCGGCACCGTCACTGCTTACTAC CTGTCTTCATTGGGGTCCACCCACGATGAGATAGACTTTGAGTTTCTTGGTAACCTAAGCGGAGACCCCTATATTCTCCATACCAATGTATTCACGCAAGGGAAGGGAAATAGGGAGCAGCAATTTTATCTTTGGTTTGACCCCACCAAGGACTTCCACACCTACTCCATCTTGTGGAATCCTCGAAGCATTAT CTTCTACGTTGACGGGACTCCGATTAGAGAGTTCAAGAATTTAGAGTCAAATGGCATCCCTTTCCCCAAGAGCCAACCCATGTGGATATACTCCAGCCTTTGGGACGCAGAAGAATGGGCCACAAGGGGTGGCCTTGTCAAGACCGACTGGAGCCAGGCGCCGTTCACCGCTTCGTATCAAAACTTCAACGCCCAAGCTTGCATTTGGGCTTCAAATTCCTCTTCTTGCTCCGCCAATTCATCCAAAAACTCTTGGTTAACACAATCGCTGGACAGCTCCGGCCAGGCGCGAATCAAATGGGTGCAAAAGAACTACATGATATACAACTACTGCACTGATGCCAAAAGATTCCAACAAGGATTCCCTCCAGAATGCTCACTAGCGTGA